The following proteins are encoded in a genomic region of Fusarium oxysporum f. sp. lycopersici 4287 chromosome 1, whole genome shotgun sequence:
- a CDS encoding hypothetical protein (At least one base has a quality score < 10): MGSDPIPDPIDKVSSSDNQDEAQTPDKFDQGVSVTTAIATLEKDASTQSDGSLKRSNPHDADDGGEWQVVSRASKKLKKVPKPGKNYPTIAFSPNARLQSKINISQMRDLVTYIFADGAGPQWIGITHRPAFRKIVAIMIPGIEEAMFKHDVDFDTYNNADKEENAVAASPDDYYPRPLKRERLPEALQPFADMFTHLWPVKTPGDDRHGKMHSPMAAFLTTPTPKEKNGTKKGIKPAHEPSGWKNERARITEFLCTVDDLTDNGYLVHPAMLEGAAKDQFVLPEGWVITHVKSLEEGQVPEDEIEKGSITEGRNVLALDCEMCMTGENEFSLTRISIVDWFGNVVLDELVKPDKPIIDYVTQFSGITEEMLAPVTTTLHDIQQKLLELLTPRTVLIGHSLESDTKALRISHPFIIDTSIIYPHPRGPPLKSSLKWLAQKYLSKEIQKVGANGRDSIEDSKTCLDLVKQKCEKGKAWGTSDSQGENLFRRLARAGTAYKAQGGTAGGAEVGKTSAAVDWGDPSKGAGAGATHQLGCKNDEDVTNNVIRAVQGDPDGLEIRGGGVDFVWARMRELEALQGWWNRNRVDNTNSDGGPPQDSEAIPSDKSELEQALVRLTERLTRIYDALPPCTAFMLYSGSGDPREMSRLQKVQAQWRKEYNTPGKNWNDLSVKWTDVEDQALKEAARKARSGIGFISVK; encoded by the exons ATGG GATCTGACCCAATCCCCGATCCCATCGACAAGGTCTCTTCAAGCGACAATCAAGATGAGGCCCAAACGCCCGACAAGTTCGACCAAGGTGTTTCTGTCACGACGGCCATTGCGACTCTCGAGAAGGATGCTTCAACACAAAGCGACGGCAGCCTGAAGCGTTCAAATCCCCATGACGCAGACGACGGCGGAGAGTGGCAGGTCGTTTCACGGGCTTCAAAGAAGCTTAAGAAGGTCCCTAAACCTGGCAAGAATTATCCCACCATTGCATTCTCGCCTAATGCGCGACTGCAATCCAAGATCAATATTTCCCAAATGCGAGACCTGGTTACATATATCTTTGCCGACGGAGCTGGTCCTCAATGGATCGGCATTACCCATCGCCCAGCGTTCCGAAAGATTGTGGCTATAATGATACCCGGTATTGAGGAGGCTATGTTCAAGCACGACGTTGACTTCGATACATACAACAATGCTGATAAGGAGGAAAACGCTGTTGCGGCGTCGCCGGACGACTATTATCCCCGACCACTGAAGAGAGAGCGCCTACCCGAGGCTCTGCAACCATTCGCGGACATGTTCACGCATCTATGGCCCGTCAAGACACCAGGTGATGATAGACACGGAAAGATGCATTCGCCCATGGCCGCTTTCCTAACAACCCCCACCCCGAAGGAAAAGAATGGGACAAAGAAGGGCATCAAACCAGCACATGAGCCTTCGGGATGGAAGAACGAGAGAGCACGCATCACTGAATTCCTTTGTACAGTCGATGATCTGACTGACAACGGCTACTTGGTTCACCCAGCTATGCTGGAAGGTGCTGCCAAAGACCAGTTCGTTCTCCCCGAAGGATGGGTCATCACCCATGTGAAAAGCCTTGAAGAAGGTCAAGTTCCAGAAGACGAAATTGAAAAGGGCAGCATCACAGAAGGACGAAATGTTCTGGCCCTGGATTGTGAAATGTGTATGACTGGAGAGAACGAGTTCTCTCTGACGAGAATCAGCATAGTCGACTGGTTCGGCAACGTTGTACTCGATGAACTTGTCAAGCCTGATAAGCCTATTATCGACTACGTCACCCAATTTTCTGGCATCACAGAAGAGATGCTTGCACCTGTAACAACTACATTACATGACATCCAGCAGAAGCTACTTGAACTGCTGACCCCTCGCACAGTCTTGATAGGACACTCTTTAGAGTCAGATACCAAGGCTCTCCGCATCTCTCACCCTTTTATCATCGACACATCCATCATTTATCCGCATCCTCGCGGTCCTCCTCTCAAATCGTCTCTAAAATGGCTGGCGCAAAAATATCTGTCAAAGGAGATTCAAAAAGTCGGCGCAAATGGCCGCGACAGCATCGAAGACTCTAAGACCTGCCTCGATCTTGTCAAACAAAAATGTGAAAAGGGCAAGGCCTGGGGAACATCTGACTCACAGGGAGAGAACTTGTTCCGCCGACTAGCGCGAGCTGGAACTGCATACAAGGCCCAGGGGGGAACCGCAGGTGGCGCTGAGGTCGGCAAGACGAGCGCAGCTGTTGACTGGGGCGATCCCTCCAAGGGGGCTGGAGCCGGCGCAACACATCAGCTCGGCTGTAAGAACGACGAGGATGTAACTAACAACGTAATTCGTGCTGTGCAGGGAGACCCGGATGGCCTCGAAATCCGCGGCGGCGGAGTTGACTTTGTCTGGGCGAGAATGCGAGAGCTTGAGGCCCTTCAAGGCTGGTGGAACCGTAACCGTGTCGACAACACAAACAGCGACGGTGGTCCTCCACAAGACTCTGAGGCCATCCCATCCGACAAGTCAGAGCTCGAGCAGGCCCTCGTACGCCTTACAGAGCGTCTCACACGCATCTATGATGCCTTGCCGCCCTGCACAGCCTTCATGTTGTACAGCGGTTCGGGCGACCCGCGCGAGATGTCGCGTCTGCAGAAGGTGCAGGCCCAGTGGCGCAAGGAGTACAACACACCCGGTAAGAACTGGAACGACCTGAGTGTCAAGTGGACTGATGTCGAGGACCAGGCGCTCAAGGAAGCGGCGCGCAAGGCTCGGTCAGGCATTGGGTTTATCTCGGTGAAGTGA
- a CDS encoding 6,7-dimethyl-8-ribityllumazine synthase has translation MSLKGPSPQHHDGSGLRIGIVHARWNSTIIDPLVTGAKEKLLAAGVKESNIVIQSCPGSWELPIAVQRLFSASQIQGTSTGGPSATDLLASSTTDLTSLPASSGAFDAIIAVGVLIKGETMHFEYIAESTCQGLMRVQLDTGVPVILGVLTVLTEDQAKARAGVDGKGHNHGEDWGLAAVEMGVKRKEWANGTIDG, from the exons ATGTCTCTCAAGGGTCCCTCTCCGCAACACCACGATGGCTCTGGCCTGCGCATCGGCATTGTCCACGCTCGTTGGAACTCAACCATCATCGACCCTCTTGTGACCGgtgccaaggagaagctccTCGCAGCTGGTGTTAAGGAGTCCAATATTGTCATCCAATCTTGCCCTGGCTCCTGGGAGCTCCCCATTGCCGTCCAGCG CCTGTTCTCCGCCTCTCAGATCCAGGGTACCTCGACTGGCGGTCCTTCGGCAACCGATCTTCTGGCTTCATCCACTACCGATCTCACCTCTCTTCCCGCCTCCTCTGGCGCCTTTGATgccatcatcgccgtcgGCGTTCTAATCAAGGGAGAGACCATGCACTTTGAGTACATTGCCGAGTCAACTTGCCAGGGCCTTATGCGCGTGCAGCTCGACACTGGCGTTCCCGTCATTCTTGGTGTCTTGACCGTTCTGACCGAGGACCAAGCGAAGGCTCGTGCCGGTGTCGACGGTAAGGGCCACAACCATGGAGAGGATTGGGGTCTGGCGGCTGTCGAGATGGGTGTCAAGAGAAAGGAGTGGGCCAACGGCACCATTGATGGTTAG
- a CDS encoding hypothetical protein (At least one base has a quality score < 10) produces MSSPNTPSKHGSHAQLRRPSLLSNEDSHNPLGTRSGALQSLIRSRSHQSIQSLSSSVPAHPPSFWMGPDDEETGLLRHDHDELGRLLADERRLTQLLHGPQNRSAKLIGRSNPRYRWEQYWKPEEELAAMSKPLREYYERTNELIQQYLYIDALLDSAIPHDLLNEYQAELEASAFRPLDVPDTINEEPSTTSDSPPLTGSTPVSASITPGSYGTVSVKPSNSTTKLPATRTPQDIFRSSENLPLLQRQDQSEDEDEEQPPRPASQEDDNGPKPLLPWLEDAEIDSDDPIVTLAIWVNFIANAILLAGKLVVIVSVPSMSVLASLVDAVLDFLSTVIVWITTRLISSSHQDQYSYPVGRRK; encoded by the exons ATGAGCTCTCCAAACACTCCCTCAAAGCATGGTAGCCATGCTCAATTACGGCGcccttctctcctctcaaACGAGGATAGCCACAACCCTCTGGGCACGCGCAGTGGCGCCCTCCAGTCCCTCATCCGCAGTCGCTCTCACCAGAGCATACAGAGCTTGAGCAGTTCTGTTCCCGCGCATCCTCCCTCTTTCTGGATGGGAcctgacgatgaggagactGGACTGCTCCGCCACGaccatgatgagcttggcagGCTGCTCGCTGATGAGCGCCGCCTCACCCAATTGCTTCACGGCCCCCAGAACCGCAGCGCCAAACTCATTGGCAGAAGCAACCCTCGATATCGATGGGAGCAGTACTGGAAGCctgaggaggagctggcTGCTATGTCCAAACCACT GCGCGAGTACTATGAGAGAACAAATGAGTTGATTCAGCAATATCTGTACATCGATGCTCTCCTCGACTCCGCTATCCCCCACGATCTCCTCAACGAGTATCAAGCAGAGCTCGAAGCTTCTGCATTCCGACCACTTGACGTCCCAGATACCATCAACGAGGAGCCCTCCACCACATCCGACTCCCCCCCTCTCACTGGATCAACTCCTGTATCCGCATCTATCACTCCAGGCTCCTATGGCACTGTCAGTGTCAAGCCTAGCAATTCGACCACAAAGCTCCCTGCTACTCGCACACCTCAAGATATCTTCCGTTCCTCCGAGAACTTGCCACTTCTTCAGCGTCAGGATCAATCCGAggacgaagacgaggagcAACCTCCGCGACCTGCtagccaagaagatgacaACGGCCCCAAGCCCTTGTTACCTTGGTTGGAGGATGCTGAAATCGACAGCGACGACCCCATCGTGACATTGGCCATCTGGGTAAACTTCATTGCCAATGCCATTTTACTCGCTGGAAAGCTTGTTGTCATAGTCTCAGTGCCTTCAATGTCCGTCCTTGCCAGTTTAGTAGATGCTGTGCTAGATTTCCTCAGTACCGTCATCGTATGGATTACTACGCGTCTCATCTCGTCCAGTCATCAAGACCAATATAGCTATCCTGTTGGTCGCCGCAAGTAA
- a CDS encoding hypothetical protein (At least one base has a quality score < 10) — translation MSSPNTPSKHGSHAQLRRPSLLSNEDSHNPLGTRSGALQSLIRSRSHQSIQSLSSSVPAHPPSFWMGPDDEETGLLRHDHDELGRLLADERRLTQLLHGPQNRSAKLIGRSNPRYRWEQYWKPEEELAAMSKPLREYYERTNELIQQYLYIDALLDSAIPHDLLNEYQAELEASAFRPLDVPDTINEEPSTTSDSPPLTGSTPVSASITPGSYGTVSVKPSNSTTKLPATRTPQDIFRSSENLPLLQRQDQSEDEDEEQPPRPASQEDDNGPKPLLPWLEDAEIDSDDPIVTLAIWVNFIANAILLAGKLVVIVSVPSMSVLASLVDAVLDFLSTVIVWITTRLISSSHQDQYSYPVGRRKLEPLGVLVFSIIMITSSAKSDSSVFLASWTLSMLFLSWVFQLLPSWFLPSSSRVPAGSGVVSSRTQVLEHCKSAYSSIRTPYLTKS, via the exons ATGAGCTCTCCAAACACTCCCTCAAAGCATGGTAGCCATGCTCAATTACGGCGcccttctctcctctcaaACGAGGATAGCCACAACCCTCTGGGCACGCGCAGTGGCGCCCTCCAGTCCCTCATCCGCAGTCGCTCTCACCAGAGCATACAGAGCTTGAGCAGTTCTGTTCCCGCGCATCCTCCCTCTTTCTGGATGGGAcctgacgatgaggagactGGACTGCTCCGCCACGaccatgatgagcttggcagGCTGCTCGCTGATGAGCGCCGCCTCACCCAATTGCTTCACGGCCCCCAGAACCGCAGCGCCAAACTCATTGGCAGAAGCAACCCTCGATATCGATGGGAGCAGTACTGGAAGCctgaggaggagctggcTGCTATGTCCAAACCACT GCGCGAGTACTATGAGAGAACAAATGAGTTGATTCAGCAATATCTGTACATCGATGCTCTCCTCGACTCCGCTATCCCCCACGATCTCCTCAACGAGTATCAAGCAGAGCTCGAAGCTTCTGCATTCCGACCACTTGACGTCCCAGATACCATCAACGAGGAGCCCTCCACCACATCCGACTCCCCCCCTCTCACTGGATCAACTCCTGTATCCGCATCTATCACTCCAGGCTCCTATGGCACTGTCAGTGTCAAGCCTAGCAATTCGACCACAAAGCTCCCTGCTACTCGCACACCTCAAGATATCTTCCGTTCCTCCGAGAACTTGCCACTTCTTCAGCGTCAGGATCAATCCGAggacgaagacgaggagcAACCTCCGCGACCTGCtagccaagaagatgacaACGGCCCCAAGCCCTTGTTACCTTGGTTGGAGGATGCTGAAATCGACAGCGACGACCCCATCGTGACATTGGCCATCTGGGTAAACTTCATTGCCAATGCCATTTTACTCGCTGGAAAGCTTGTTGTCATAGTCTCAGTGCCTTCAATGTCCGTCCTTGCCAGTTTAGTAGATGCTGTGCTAGATTTCCTCAGTACCGTCATCGTATGGATTACTACGCGTCTCATCTCGTCCAGTCATCAAGACCAATATAGCTATCCTGTTGGTCGCCGCAA ACTCGAACCACTTGGcgtcctcgtcttctccatcatcatgatcacaTCTTCTGCCAAGTCGGACTCGAGTGTATTTCTCGCCTCATGGACCCTGAGCATGCTATTCTTGAGCTGGGTATTCCAGCTATTGCCATCATGGTTTCtaccatcgtcatcaaggGTGCCTGCTGGATCTGGTGTCGTGTCGTCAAGAACTCAAGTGTTAGAGCATTGTAAGTCGGCATATTCATCCATTCGTACTCCGTATCTGACCAAATCATAG
- a CDS encoding hypothetical protein (At least one base has a quality score < 10), which yields MSSPNTPSKHGSHAQLRRPSLLSNEDSHNPLGTRSGALQSLIRSRSHQSIQSLSSSVPAHPPSFWMGPDDEETGLLRHDHDELGRLLADERRLTQLLHGPQNRSAKLIGRSNPRYRWEQYWKPEEELAAMSKPLREYYERTNELIQQYLYIDALLDSAIPHDLLNEYQAELEASAFRPLDVPDTINEEPSTTSDSPPLTGSTPVSASITPGSYGTVSVKPSNSTTKLPATRTPQDIFRSSENLPLLQRQDQSEDEDEEQPPRPASQEDDNGPKPLLPWLEDAEIDSDDPIVTLAIWVNFIANAILLAGKLVVIVSVPSMSVLASLVDAVLDFLSTVIVWITTRLISSSHQDQYSYPVGRRKLEPLGVLVFSIIMITSSAKSDSSVFLASWTLSMLFLSWVFQLLPSWFLPSSSRVPAGSGVVSSRTQVLEHWLRMQRRM from the exons ATGAGCTCTCCAAACACTCCCTCAAAGCATGGTAGCCATGCTCAATTACGGCGcccttctctcctctcaaACGAGGATAGCCACAACCCTCTGGGCACGCGCAGTGGCGCCCTCCAGTCCCTCATCCGCAGTCGCTCTCACCAGAGCATACAGAGCTTGAGCAGTTCTGTTCCCGCGCATCCTCCCTCTTTCTGGATGGGAcctgacgatgaggagactGGACTGCTCCGCCACGaccatgatgagcttggcagGCTGCTCGCTGATGAGCGCCGCCTCACCCAATTGCTTCACGGCCCCCAGAACCGCAGCGCCAAACTCATTGGCAGAAGCAACCCTCGATATCGATGGGAGCAGTACTGGAAGCctgaggaggagctggcTGCTATGTCCAAACCACT GCGCGAGTACTATGAGAGAACAAATGAGTTGATTCAGCAATATCTGTACATCGATGCTCTCCTCGACTCCGCTATCCCCCACGATCTCCTCAACGAGTATCAAGCAGAGCTCGAAGCTTCTGCATTCCGACCACTTGACGTCCCAGATACCATCAACGAGGAGCCCTCCACCACATCCGACTCCCCCCCTCTCACTGGATCAACTCCTGTATCCGCATCTATCACTCCAGGCTCCTATGGCACTGTCAGTGTCAAGCCTAGCAATTCGACCACAAAGCTCCCTGCTACTCGCACACCTCAAGATATCTTCCGTTCCTCCGAGAACTTGCCACTTCTTCAGCGTCAGGATCAATCCGAggacgaagacgaggagcAACCTCCGCGACCTGCtagccaagaagatgacaACGGCCCCAAGCCCTTGTTACCTTGGTTGGAGGATGCTGAAATCGACAGCGACGACCCCATCGTGACATTGGCCATCTGGGTAAACTTCATTGCCAATGCCATTTTACTCGCTGGAAAGCTTGTTGTCATAGTCTCAGTGCCTTCAATGTCCGTCCTTGCCAGTTTAGTAGATGCTGTGCTAGATTTCCTCAGTACCGTCATCGTATGGATTACTACGCGTCTCATCTCGTCCAGTCATCAAGACCAATATAGCTATCCTGTTGGTCGCCGCAA ACTCGAACCACTTGGcgtcctcgtcttctccatcatcatgatcacaTCTTCTGCCAAGTCGGACTCGAGTGTATTTCTCGCCTCATGGACCCTGAGCATGCTATTCTTGAGCTGGGTATTCCAGCTATTGCCATCATGGTTTCtaccatcgtcatcaaggGTGCCTGCTGGATCTGGTGTCGTGTCGTCAAGAACTCAAGTGTTAGAGCATT GGCTGAGGATGCAAAGACGGATGTGA
- a CDS encoding hypothetical protein (At least one base has a quality score < 10), with protein sequence MRRLDCSATTMMSLAGCSLMSAASPNCFTAPRTAAPNSLAEATLDIDGSSTGSLRRSWLLCPNHCESSMAPPITRLGLAQQLTKPTRREYYERTNELIQQYLYIDALLDSAIPHDLLNEYQAELEASAFRPLDVPDTINEEPSTTSDSPPLTGSTPVSASITPGSYGTVSVKPSNSTTKLPATRTPQDIFRSSENLPLLQRQDQSEDEDEEQPPRPASQEDDNGPKPLLPWLEDAEIDSDDPIVTLAIWVNFIANAILLAGKLVVIVSVPSMSVLASLVDAVLDFLSTVIVWITTRLISSSHQDQYSYPVGRRKLEPLGVLVFSIIMITSSAKSDSSVFLASWTLSMLFLSWVFQLLPSWFLPSSSRVPAGSGVVSSRTQVLEHWLRMQRRM encoded by the exons atgaggagactGGACTGCTCCGCCACGaccatgatgagcttggcagGCTGCTCGCTGATGAGCGCCGCCTCACCCAATTGCTTCACGGCCCCCAGAACCGCAGCGCCAAACTCATTGGCAGAAGCAACCCTCGATATCGATGGGAGCAGTACTGGAAGCctgaggaggagctggcTGCTATGTCCAAACCACTGTGAGTCCTCAATGGCGCCACCAATTACGCGCCTCGGCCTCGCGCAGCAGCTGACCAAACCCACCAGGCGCGAGTACTATGAGAGAACAAATGAGTTGATTCAGCAATATCTGTACATCGATGCTCTCCTCGACTCCGCTATCCCCCACGATCTCCTCAACGAGTATCAAGCAGAGCTCGAAGCTTCTGCATTCCGACCACTTGACGTCCCAGATACCATCAACGAGGAGCCCTCCACCACATCCGACTCCCCCCCTCTCACTGGATCAACTCCTGTATCCGCATCTATCACTCCAGGCTCCTATGGCACTGTCAGTGTCAAGCCTAGCAATTCGACCACAAAGCTCCCTGCTACTCGCACACCTCAAGATATCTTCCGTTCCTCCGAGAACTTGCCACTTCTTCAGCGTCAGGATCAATCCGAggacgaagacgaggagcAACCTCCGCGACCTGCtagccaagaagatgacaACGGCCCCAAGCCCTTGTTACCTTGGTTGGAGGATGCTGAAATCGACAGCGACGACCCCATCGTGACATTGGCCATCTGGGTAAACTTCATTGCCAATGCCATTTTACTCGCTGGAAAGCTTGTTGTCATAGTCTCAGTGCCTTCAATGTCCGTCCTTGCCAGTTTAGTAGATGCTGTGCTAGATTTCCTCAGTACCGTCATCGTATGGATTACTACGCGTCTCATCTCGTCCAGTCATCAAGACCAATATAGCTATCCTGTTGGTCGCCGCAA ACTCGAACCACTTGGcgtcctcgtcttctccatcatcatgatcacaTCTTCTGCCAAGTCGGACTCGAGTGTATTTCTCGCCTCATGGACCCTGAGCATGCTATTCTTGAGCTGGGTATTCCAGCTATTGCCATCATGGTTTCtaccatcgtcatcaaggGTGCCTGCTGGATCTGGTGTCGTGTCGTCAAGAACTCAAGTGTTAGAGCATT GGCTGAGGATGCAAAGACGGATGTGA